The DNA sequence GAGTAGGCCTAGTTAGGATCTGTCCGGTTATGAAACGTGGACACAAATAAGTACGAGCTATATATATGAGTTAGAAAAAGATACCAAAACATGTCAAATCGAGTATAATGATAATTTGGCAACAGAAGGACTGATATTGGTGCACATGTATTCTCCGTATTACGGTACCTTGTGTTTTCAACATGGTATTGTGAACATGAAACTTTGTCAGTTATCTTCTCATGCTTATACTCAAAGTAAAATATACCCCTTCTATTTACTAAGGAATAAATCTCTAGCTGTTTTGTAATTATGGgggtatatatacaatattgacatttttaagGTTAATATGATGCTTTAGCTACATGAGAAGTATCAATACTATCATATTAAGTAAGTCCAGAGGGCAAGGTGAATATTGTATCATATTCACCAAGTCCAGAGGGCAAGGTGAATATTGTATCATATTCACTAAGTCCAGAGGGCAAGGTGAATATTGTATCATATTCACTAAGTCCAGAGGGCAAGGTGAATATTGCATCATATTCACTAAGTCCAGAGGGCAAGGTGAATATTGCATCATATTCACTAAGTCCAGAGGGCAAGGTGAATATTGTATCATATTCATTAAGTCCAGAGGGCAAGGTGAATATTGTATCATATTCACTAAGTTCAGAGGGCAAGGTGAATACTGTAAGTATCATATTCAGTAAGTCCAGAGGGcaaggtgaatattgtactttgagATCCATTAAAGCATCATATACTGACGAAGATAATGTCAAGGATTGTTTGATTGTGATTGAATACACGGTTACAgcaaacatgcttataacaaattcacgcttacagcaaagtaattttcattccctttagttttaaaacatatgctatatgaaatcattgtatattacgaattatgtttataacaaatcaaaCTTTATGTCCCCAGCATTTtgctataagcgtgttttattGTAATTCAAAACATAGAAACGGCATGGGTACTAGAAACGATACCTGGTCAGCAATCATTGAATACAGCTAGACTGCAACACGTAATCGAAAATGATTAGAGATGCAAGTTTTTGTTTATCATACGACTagataatttaaaacattgaaaccatgcagctactaaAATATGTAGAACTTTCAAATAATGCTGGATCATTAATATCCTTTGATTGAGTTCATTATTACATGTGCTATAATTCAACCAAATGTTGCTCCAGTTCATGATACACATATAGAAGTCacacttttttttataattacagCACAAGATATAGTTAAAAGCAAGTTAAGACATGAATTTTCATTAAGTGACCAAAAATTTATAATCAAtcataattttcaaattctctATTTTTGACGCAAGGttggaaaaatgaaatgttttatcgATCAGTATTCATAAGTTGTTGGAACTTAGCTGTAGCCTATCAGAAAGCACATAATTATTCAATTACAAAGTAAAAACAGTTAATAAAATGGACACATGGGTAACCTGCACATCATTGAAGATTATCACCCTGGAATTACTATTCAcctctattgttttatataccccccccccctcctcatcatacaaacattctagtcatatatttgttattttttgtaatatttataaGTGCAAATGTTTTACCATTAGTTGAAAGGTCAATGCTTTGAAGAGataaaaagcatttttaaacGTTAGATTTGCTGATATTTTAGCTGTTTTTGACTGAGTTAGGatgataattaaaataaagACAAATATGAATTATTGTAAAGTATGACTGTGATGCTAttaatttttatacatatttgaagaTTATCTTGATACATAACAAGTTCAGAAAactgttatttttaaaaaaaaaagattaaaaaattTTGACCAAATTTTGCAATAGTACTTGAAGTTAATCTAATATTTCTATGAAATGAAATAGCAAACTATCAGTATGTTTCAAAATAGGGTATCAATATGTACAATTTTCTGCAATGTTAAATCAATACATGGATAAACTTTCACGACTTGTTAATTGGTATGTTGATTCAGATGAATGATTGCAGATAGACTTGGGTTGAGTGCTATTGAATCTTATTGAAGGCAATAAATGTATTGATTGGTCTCCAGACATGTCAAGGCTCAGCACGGAAGCTCAGTTGGCTGCCAAAGGAAcaattacatacatacatatattgattaattgtGTGTTTATTTACCCAGACTTGCTAATTCATTGGTAGTTGACCACTGCTTCGAACCATCTTTGGCATAATCTGGAAATGCTGAAATTACTTTCATCATATGTAGAATCGAGAAGACAGAACTTATTGGAATTGGCACACAATCTGAAATCACTTCAGTATCAATAAGGATCATTTCCTAATTTGTGATATAAATTAAAGTATTACAAAGCCCAAATATGCAAGCTGATATCTCAGGATTAAGTTTTGGACATTAATCATTATCAATAATTTTTAGATCTGTCTTAACCAACAATTTGCAAGTTACATATCTGCAGGGAAATCGACCATGTACTGCACTTTCTGTAGCTACTAAACAAGTCATTATCACATTTTTTAATGTCTAGATTCAATttaattctttatttctttGAGCCAACTGACTCATCAGAGTAACAATTAAGCACTATGATAATTACAGGTAATTCAGAGAGAAATATACAATATCAAACCTATGTCAAACCATATAAAAGTATTGATGTATTACCAATGATATCACAAATTGTAATATAACATAGTGCAGCTGTATAATTTATTGAAGTTAACtatatatatagggaatatTACCAAAGGGTctgtttttagctcttctgagccaaaggcgaCCTTTTCTGATTGAAATCTTGTCCATCATCTGCTTTCATTGTCATCTTCATTGTTGTCAATGTAAACTCTTCACAAGTTTATCTTATTCTCCAGAGCCAAtgggtcaatttcaactaaaTTGTTGGTGAAGGGGATTCTAGTTAAAACGAAGAGCCATCTTACCttctaaggggagataatcaagaaatggcaaaaaatagggtgggatcattatgtctcccctctttcagggggagacatatgtttttgtactttctgtctgtctgtcacaaaatcttgtgaacgcttctcctcctatatggcttatctgtcctgatagacttgaaatttgtacaatacttcaatgccatttgcagatgtgcttattgtagggacaggaggatccaattgttatcctcaAAGTTAttgtggatctgaggggtggagggtgtaaaatagtttgtgaacacttttccTATGTGGCTTGTTGGAGtttataatgtctatgttcctgttCATACTTTCTCCTTCAtgccatgcagtacattaaggtgaggaggtttcatttggagcacttccaatttggggagctgggaaggcatttatttttcataaaaacaacctctagtttaaaaatcttcctctaaAAAGcaattgggccagaaaagatgaaagtTATGTGAAAGTTTCCCAACATAGTAAAGAATGTCCAAATTATGGTCCCATAGGGTAGTATGGGGCTAAAGTGGTgagggattaaagttttacatgtggatatataggaaaaatctttaataatctTCTTTTCAACAccagcagggccatgattagtcatattagtACTGTATGCAAACATCCacaggtagtgtagattaaGATTTATTCTAATCATTGCCCCttagggtagggtggggccacaataggggaacaaagttttatagGGTGGGTGGGTAAAAATCTTCTGTGTAAACTCTTTTTTTCAAGAGCCACAGGGTCATGATTAAAGCTTTTTCAAATAAGAGGAAACATCTTTCAAAAGGAGATTACCTGGAAATTCATagaagaattagggtagggtaaATGAGAAAGCTTCTGATGAGTAACTGCTGGGTCATAAATGACAAAAATCTATTAATATCTCTTAGATACAAATTTAACTAAATGGCCCCTGAGGtcaggatggagccacaatcaATGTTCAGACTTTTACAATGGAATAATCTTGGgcaaatcttctcaataacagcaAGGTTACAATATATCCCAAGTAATAGAAagtcaagtttattcaaatcatgacaaattttacataatgtatTTGAATCCACCTTTGTAGAAGTGTGCATACTGTACACCAGCTTTCCTTTGCAACTACATTATTTGCAAGTCACTGATTggaaatatgttttcaaaaattgGTTTTTGCAATTCATGCACATACAATTTATGGCTAAACAATCAGGTTGATTTGTGGTGACATAATTGCAAGAGTGGGTATTATTTGCATGCAAATAAAAGTTAGTGTACTGTAAACTCTGAATTGAATAGAATATGTCCCTAAAAATGAAAGCAGGGAAGAATGTCAACACATTTTTTAGCAGGGGTAgctaaaaattgttttattatcttatatatttcatcttcatatatttgattattcatttttaaagcTTGAAATTTAAAACGAAGCATGCAGTTTCATAGCTTCAattgtatttttgtattttgtagACCAGCATGTATAGCAGTTTACAAATCCAAGGACCCCAACAAGATGAACTATGTCTTCTGTCTATTAGGACTATTAAAGTGAGAATATTATTCCTGTCATGATGTCACTATACTGTTTTGAGAACATGCTATAAAGTTTAGAAGACTGACTTAAGTTAACATTTTTACCGTTTGTAAATGTTTACGTCTTTCAAGTCAATCATTTGCAATGATCATCACATGTCTGttataatttgtatattttgataaacaGCCCTAGTTGGTAAAGACATTTCATTACATTCAGAGATTGTTAAATTAGATATTGTTTTATGCTAGTGTCAGTTGGCTACACAACATGGcgttacatgtacagtgtatgtgctttatacatgtatgtgcagcAGCTGTTTTGATACTTCTGAACCAATGCAAAGTTGCAGCATTAGTGTGTATCCCCTTTTCAGTGACATTGATCCTATCTATGTAGGATATACTTGGTatgttgtgtgtgtgtactaTTTGCATTGATAAGCCTGCagatatcttttattttgttattttgattAATATTGTTATTTATAGATACATTGTACTTGCTATGTAACCAATGTTTTTTAGACATTCATCATACAGtttatgttgttttatttttgtcattggaaataattttcatagaattttgaggggcctccgtggccaagtggttagagcatcacgctcaaaatcacacggcctctcacctctgtcggcgtgggtttgaatcccgctcgcgccggtaagtgagaaagtttcccagtttacttttggaagatCGTTGGTCTCtccccaggtacattgtatctgggttctctcttccaccaataaaaactgggcgccaccagataactgaaaaattgttgagtgtggcggaaaatgtcagtcaatcaatcataaaattttgatgttttaaacaCCCCCTTTATAATAACAGACACTAGAGTTTGATGTACCCCTAATACATCCAAAATGCAATTGCACCTCTTATACTATAATTTCAAGATTAACTGaattgcagattttttttttacaatcttTAAGGTTTTTCCAAAGTACCATTATGAATTAACCTAACTTTTGGGACAACCTCCCAAAAAGTTCCCAATGTAAGATTTTCATTGTATCTATTAATAATATACTTGATGATATAACTAAGATATGGTATGAAGTTTTCCTATTAATAAAACTGATGTTGACACTTTACACATGCGAGTCTGCATAATTGTAATAGCCTTATAagcaatctaattagaattagacttGTAGATCCGCTCCTCTATGATATGCTTCCAGTATTGAAGTGTATCGTAGAGGAGTGGATCTacaagtctaattttaattagattgccttATAAGGAAGTTAATCCCATTCTCTAATTGATTTAGTGCCTTTGCTGGGATTGTGTATGGACAACTActtcaaaataattccctgATTACCATTAACTGGGTGTGTGCTGTCTTCCAAGCTGTGTTTGTTTTAACCATCATTCTTGTCAGCCAACCGAAGGTAAGATAGTCAGGAAGGGAGGAAACGCTTGTAATGTTGGAATTTTTGGGGTGTGCAGTGTTAAGAATTGAAGCAGGGATCTTGTAAAATCTAGCAACCAACTGCGGATAGAAGTGCATGCAGTTTGTATTCTATTTGCTGAATTTAActgaatgaaaatgtaaatgtattttgaaCTTTATGGAAATTAAGAGAAAATGAATCCCTTGAAGGTAGTTTGTAATGGAAATGCAATATCAAATGAAGGTAGAATGTAGTGACTGCCCAAATTTTATGTTATTGATTTGTCTGTATTGCACATGATTTGCTTCAATTAAGTGATGAtatgaaggtttttttttcctcCCCAGAGTAAACCTATGACTCAGGCCACTATGGCGGGACTAGGACTTCTGACGTTTTATCAGTATCTCATCCATGTTGTTGTCCATGAGAAAGCCATTCTTAATATGCTTGGAATGTTCATGTTTGCCGTTGCAACTATTACTTGGGCGACACCAGCCTTGGAAATTGTGAGTGTATTCAAAGGAGCTTTTACTGGTTCAATGAGACTGCAGTATTCTCCCTTTAAAGCACACAAAGACTGgtgtgtagatttttttttttacctcaccTAAACTTTTTGCTCGGCTTTTCTCATTAAAGTCTGTCAGTGTTATTAAAAATTGAACCCACTAAACTTGGGAATGTTGCAATATTCCCAAGTTTTGTgggttaaattttttttaatcgatGATCAAATATTATGTAATACATGAATATAGGGGGAAATTTtcctccagaacagcaaggtaaCTTCAAGTTGGTAATAGTGGTATCGAAGCATTCCTATGTTTTGTGAATTCAGTTCTATTTAAGGCATGATCCTGTGGGGTTTGATatggggtaaaaaaaaatttggaaataaagaggataaatttaaaaaaaaattcttgtggggaacagcagggccaaggtgactcaggtgagcattgtagCCCATGGTTTTAGACTTGACACAATGATGTTAAATGCATTTCTTTTCAGAGAGAATGTATGAAAAAGCAGAGTTCAGCAGACATATCTATTTCCATGCTGATTGGTGGAATTGCTTGTGCTTCGATGTGGCTAGTCTATGGCCTTATGTTGGATGACTTTTttatttatgtaagttttctgTAAGATAAATTAACTTAAAACAGATTCCTGTTTGCTCCTGCTAAAATGGAGGAAATATTAGAAACAAACCAGGAATCAAGTTCTGATGCCCATCTGATTTAATTATAGCATAAAATTATTTGTGAAGTGTCCGAAAGTAAATGAACGATAGAATGATACTGAGCAGTGgatattgaatattttgaagaaaCTTTATTTCTTTGTAGATGAGGAaagaaacatatacatgtataatttaatttcactggtaaaatgcaatttgattggtgtATCAATCTAATTACAATCAGATCGACTTCTTAAATCCGTGCCGTATACTCTGTgtaagaagatctgacataacccgattgGGGGTCCTGTTCATGTGAATTTTATGTTAACCAATCAGCGCGTCGCCTAAGAAATCGccggtgttcacaattcaaggaaaatggctgcgattgtttggtttgaaagaaaacacatcgcagctagat is a window from the Ostrea edulis chromosome 5, xbOstEdul1.1, whole genome shotgun sequence genome containing:
- the LOC125649713 gene encoding uncharacterized protein LOC125649713 isoform X1; translated protein: MEVFRMVELGTEIVTYLMMISGIPACIAVYKSKDPNKMNYVFCLLGLLNAFAGIVYGQLLQNNSLITINWVCAVFQAVFVLTIILVSQPKSKPMTQATMAGLGLLTFYQYLIHVVVHEKAILNMLGMFMFAVATITWATPALEIRECMKKQSSADISISMLIGGIACASMWLVYGLMLDDFFIYSPNVIGLTTSAGKVMCLMKYSSKKKAA
- the LOC125649713 gene encoding uncharacterized protein LOC125649713 isoform X2 — encoded protein: MEVFRMVELGTEIVTYLMMISGIPACIAVYKSKDPNKMNYVFCLLGLLNAFAGIVYGQLLQNNSLITINWVCAVFQAVFVLTIILVSQPKSKPMTQATMAGLGLLTFYQYLIHVVVHEKAILNMLGMFMFAVATITWATPALEIRECMKKQSSADISISMLIGGIACASMWLVYGLMLDDFFIYMRKETYTCII